A segment of the Streptomyces sp. Tu 2975 genome:
CGTCCACCGGCGGGTACCGCAGGTACGCCTGGACCGCCGCCGACGCCGACTGCCGGTCGTGGTTCAGGGCACAGGCAGAGTCCCGCGGCCTCGCACACGAGACCGACCGCAACGGCAACCAGTGGGCCTGGCTCGGCGACCCCGCCCAGGGCGACGCCGTCGTCACCGGCTCGCACCTCGACTCCGTACCGGACGGCGGAGCCTTCGACGGCCCGCTCGGCGTCGTGACCTCATTCGCCGCCCTCGACGAACTCCGACGCAGGGGAGTGGAGTTCACCCGGCCCCTCTCCGTCACCAACTTCGGTGACGAGGAGGGCGCCCGGTTCGGCCTCGCCTGCGTCGGGTCCCGGCTCAGTGCCGGGCAGCTCACGCGGGAGAAGGCGTACGAACTCCGGGACGCGGACGGCATCAGCCTCCCGCAGGCCATGGAGGCGGCCGGGTACGACCCGGCCGCCATCGGTCCCGACCCCGAACGCCTCGCCCGGATCGGCGCGTTCGTGGAACTGCACGTCGAGCAGGGCCGCGCCCTCGACCTGTCGGGCGACGCCGTCGGTATCGCGTCCGCCATCTGGCCGCACGGCCGCTGGCGGTTCGACTTCGCCGGTGAGGCCAACCACGCCGGCACCACCCGGCTCGCCGACCGGCGCGACCCGATGCTGACGTACGCGCAGACCGTCCTCGCCGCGCGCCAGGAGGCGGAACTCGCGGGCGCGGTGGCCACGTTCGGAAAGGTCTCCGTGGAGCCGAACGGCGTGAACGCCATCCCGTCCCTGGTGCGCGGCTGGCTGGACTCCCGGGCGCCCGACCAGGCCACCCTCGACACGGTCGTCGCCGCCGTCGAACAGGCGGCGCGGGAGCGCGCCGAGCGTAACGGCGTGGAGCTCTCGGTCGTACAGGAGTCGTTCACGCCGGTGATCGAGTTCGAGCACGCCCTGCGCGACGAGCTGAACAAGATCCTCGGGGGTGCCGTCCCCGTGCTCGGCACAGGCGCGGGACACGACGCGGGGATCCTCTCCACGTCCGTCCCGACCGCCATGCTGTTCGTACGCAACCCCACCGGTGTCTCGCACTCCCCGGCCGAGTCGGCGGACGAGGACGACTGCGTGGCCGGGGTTCTCGCACTCGCCGACGTACTGGAGGGCCTGGCGTGCAGGTGACCACGTACTGGCTGGAACACGCCTGGCTCGGCGCCCACGCCGAGCCGGGCGTGGCCCTCGACGTGACGGACGGCCGGATCACCGCCGTGCGGCGGGGTGTCGGGACGCCGCCGCCGGGCGCGGAGGTACTGCGCGGCTTCACGCTTCCCGGGCTGGCGAACGCCCACTCGCACGCCTTCCACCGCGCGCTGCGCGGCACGGTGCAGGTCGGCTCCGGGACCTTCTGGACCTGGCGGGAGGTGATGTACGACGTGGCCGTCCGCCTCACCCCCGACTCGTACTTCGCACTGGCCCGCGCGGTCTACGCCGAGATGGCGCTGGCCGGCATCACCGCGGTCGGTGAGTTCCACTATCTGCACCACGCGCCGGGCGGTGTCCCTTACGCCGATCCCAACGCGATGGGCGAGGCGCTGATCGCGGCGGCCGGCGAGGCCGGAATCCGGATCACCCTGCTCGACACCGCCTACCTGTCCGCCGGTTTCGGGGAGCCGCCCACCAGCCACCAGCTGCGCTTCTCCGACGGCACGGCGGACGCGTGGGCCCAGCGTGCCGACGCGCTGAAGGACGGCGGACACGTACGGATCGGCGCCGCGATCCACTCCGTACGGGCCGTACCCGCCGAGCAGCTGCCGACGGTCGCGTCCT
Coding sequences within it:
- a CDS encoding allantoate amidohydrolase, with translation MWRDLLPIGRDASTGGYRRYAWTAADADCRSWFRAQAESRGLAHETDRNGNQWAWLGDPAQGDAVVTGSHLDSVPDGGAFDGPLGVVTSFAALDELRRRGVEFTRPLSVTNFGDEEGARFGLACVGSRLSAGQLTREKAYELRDADGISLPQAMEAAGYDPAAIGPDPERLARIGAFVELHVEQGRALDLSGDAVGIASAIWPHGRWRFDFAGEANHAGTTRLADRRDPMLTYAQTVLAARQEAELAGAVATFGKVSVEPNGVNAIPSLVRGWLDSRAPDQATLDTVVAAVEQAARERAERNGVELSVVQESFTPVIEFEHALRDELNKILGGAVPVLGTGAGHDAGILSTSVPTAMLFVRNPTGVSHSPAESADEDDCVAGVLALADVLEGLACR